A part of Aegilops tauschii subsp. strangulata cultivar AL8/78 chromosome 2, Aet v6.0, whole genome shotgun sequence genomic DNA contains:
- the LOC141040953 gene encoding uncharacterized protein, with amino-acid sequence MRRQQEAERAVAEERERAAVAAAAAAARVSRLAAEELAAARAEVEAARAEVEAAAAAAAEAAREATADAKALRGGPGSSSSSAPADDGADADRAKVAQERTAQWAAEHARAPGGGAHRDGGCNDQDHGLHEVRTVVRDVGPSVGWPTLTKTNYVEWAGIMKVRLQVRRMWEAVQDSNVDHLEDRRALDALIATVPPEMQFSLSNKRTAKEAWDAIAAARIGSDRARKSTLQALRKEWESLAFKPGEDVDDFALRLNTLLHKMVKFGDATYTEERAVEKLFRCIPEKYKQMARSIESSLDLSTMTIEEAIGRLKVVDTDEPQPPSGPITTGGKLLLTREQWDPSLGDRKKGEPSSTTGGRKRATPVAKALVHLDEPKAHALLGDGSGKDKTTGWCLDTGATHHMTGRREFFAELDSDARGSVKFGDASAVEIKGVGSVIFTTKAGEHRLLTGVYYIPALRNSIISLGQLDENGSRVLIEHGVLRIWDRQGRLLAKVPRGGNRVYVLDVQVAQPVCLAVRRDDEAWQWHERFGHLHFEALKRLSAKEMVRGLPCLDHVEQFCDICVMTKQRRLPFPQQASFRAKERLELVHGDLCGPVTPATPGGRRYFLLPVDDLSRYMWVMILGSKGEAADAIRRAQVGVEAESGRKLRVLRTDNGGEFTAAEFASYCADEGIQRHYSAPYSPQQNGVVERRNQTVVGMARALLK; translated from the exons ATGCGGCGCCAGCAGGAGGCCGAGCGCGCCGTGGCAGAGGAGCGTGAGCGAGCGGCTGTAGCAGCAGCTGCTGCGGCGGCAAGGGTGTCGAGGCTGGCTGCAGAGGAGCTGGCAGCAGCCAGAGCGGAGGTAGAAGCAGCCAGGGCGGAGgtagaagcagcagcagcagcagcagcagaagcagcccGTGAGGCTACGGCGGATGCCAAGGCACTCCGCGGCGGCCCCGGCAGCTCCAGCAGCTCCGCGCCTGCGGATGACGGCGCCGACGCAGATCGCGCCAAAGTGGCACAGGAGCGGACAGCGCAGTGGGCAGCCGAGCACGCCCGCGCTCCAGGTGGAGGCGCGCACCGCGACGGCGGCTGCAACGACCAGGACCACGGCCTCCACGAGGTCCGGACTGTGGTCAGGGATGTTGGTCCCAGTGTTGGGTGGCCTACCCTCACTAAAACCAACTACGTCGAGTGGGCCGGGATCATGAAGGTCAGGCTCCAGGTGCGGCGCATGTGGGAGGCAGTCCAGGACAGCAACGTCGACCACCTAGAGGATCGACGGGCGCTGGACGCCCTCATCGCCACAGTCCCGCCCGAGATGCAGTTCTCGCTTTCCAACAAGCGGACTGCCAAGGAGGCTTGGGACGCCATCGCCGCAGCACGCATCGGCAGTGACCGTGCTCGCAAGTCCACTCTGCAGGCACTTCGTAAGGAGTGGGAGAGCCTGGCTTTCAAGCCAGGTGAGGACGTTGATGACTTTGCTCTCCGTCTCAACACTCTGCTGCACAAGATGGTGAAGTTTGGCGATGCCACCTACACCGAGGAGAGAGCTGTCGAGAAGCTTTTTCGGTGCATTCCCGAGAAGTACAAGCAGATGGCTCGCTCGATCGAGTCGTCGCTGGACCTCTCCACGATGACGATCGAGGAGGCGATAGGCCGTCTCAAGGTCGTCGACACCGATGAACCACAGCCTCCCTCGGGGCCCATCACCACCGGCGGGAAGCTGCTCCTAACTCGGGAGCAGTGGGATCCCAGCCTTGGTGACAGGAAGAAGGGGGAGCCTTCTTCCACGACGGGCGGCCGCAAGCGTG CGACACCAGTCGCAAAAGCTCTCGTCCACCTCGACGAGCCAAAAGCGCACGCTCTTCTCGGCGATGGCTCCGGGAAGGACAAGACTACGGGGTGGTGCCTCGACACCGGCGCCACCCACCACATGACCGGTCGAAGGGAATTCTTCGCCGAGCTCGACTCCGATGCGCGAGGCTCCGTCAAGTTTGGGGATGCCTCCGCTGTGGAAATTAAGGGCGTCggctccgtcatcttcaccaccAAGGCGGGAGAGCACCGGCTGCTCACCGGTGTCTACTACATCCCCGCGCTAAGGAACTCCATCATCAGCTTGGGACAGCTGGATGAGAACGGCTCACGCGTGCTGATTGAGCATGGGGTCCTACGCATCTGGGATCGCCAGGGTCGCCTTCTCGCCAAGGTACCCAGAGGTGGAAATCGAGTTTACGTCCTTGATGTGCAGGTGGCACAACCGGTCTGTCTCGCTGTCCGTCGGGACGACGAGGCGTGGCAATGGCATGAGCGCTTTGGGCACCTTCATTTTGAGGCCCTGAAGCGTCTAAGTGCCAAGGAGATGGTGCGAGGCCTGCCATGCCTCGACCATGTGGAGCAGTTCTGCGACATCTGCGTGATGACGAAGCAAAGACGACTCCCCTTTCCCCAACAGGCGAGTTTTCGGGCCAAGGAGAGGCTGGAGCTCGTGCACGGAGACCTGTGCGGCCCGGTGACGCCAGCCACACCAGGAGGTCGACGCTACTTCCTGCTGCCCGTCGACGATCTCTCCCGTTACATGTGGGTGATGATCCTCGGCAGTAAGGGAGAGGCGGCGGACGCCATCAGGCGCGCGCAGGTTGGTGTGGAGGCGGAGAGCGGCCGCAAATTGCGCGTGTTGCGCACTGACAACGGCGGCGAATTCACGGCGGCTGAATTCGCGTCGTACTGCGCCGATGAGGGCATCCAGCGCCACTACTCCGCGCCGTACAGCCCGCAGCAAAACGGCGTCGTCGAGCGGCGCAACCAGACGGTTGTGGGGATGGCTCGAGCTCTCCTCAAGTAG